In one Magallana gigas chromosome 7, xbMagGiga1.1, whole genome shotgun sequence genomic region, the following are encoded:
- the LOC109617038 gene encoding LOW QUALITY PROTEIN: aquaporin-8 (The sequence of the model RefSeq protein was modified relative to this genomic sequence to represent the inferred CDS: substituted 1 base at 1 genomic stop codon), whose product MSESNDIIMEEEKITNISIFESKVRPILTEFIGSIILANIVCAGAINTLSSGLNNGVIYGLTMVFLIIAFGDMSGGYFNPVITLGYTLARVLSIPQAVSYFFAQIIGGIVGAALVRASYPESEFGGSWLYGSLWEDILLEAMLSEAIPTLIHVLTVLITTLDXKKRRLSPLAIGFSIIVCSVTSYSERRRGFTFMNPALSFGPAVAYSTPYDGGELWKYHYVYWVGPLVGTLVASLLYRFVFALGSRRIRIPKPCFKKQPFNSGEKYAA is encoded by the exons ATGTCCGAATCAAATGATATTATAATGGAAGAAGAAAAGATAACGAACATTTCGATTTTCGAATCGAAGGTTCGACCAATTCTTACTGAATTCATTGGATCTATCATTCTGGCGAATATAGTGTGTGCTGGTGCAATAAACACATTGAGTAGTGGTCTTAATAATGGAGTAATTTATGGACTTACAATGGTATTTCTCATCATTGCATTCGGTGATATGAG TGGGGGTTATTTTAACCCCGTTATAACACTTGGCTACACCCTGGCAAGAGTTCTGTCAATTCCTCAGGCGGTCAGTTACTTCTTTGCTCAAATAATCGGAGGAATTGTTGGAGCGGCCTTAGTGCGG GCTAGTTACCCGGAATCCGAATTCGGTGGAAGTTGGTTATATGGAAGCCTTTGGGAGGATATTCTGTTAGAAGCCATGTTGTCTGAGGCCATACCAACTTTAATCCATGTTTTGACTGTCCTTATCACTACTTTGGATTAAAAAAAGCGTCGACTCTCCCCATTGGCCATTGGGTTTTCTATCATTGTCTGCTCCGTTACAAG CTACTCGGAGAGACGACGTGGATTTACATTTATGAATCCTGCCTTAAGTTTTGGTCCTGCTGTAGCATACTCTACGCCGTATGACGGTGGCGAATTATGGAAATATCATTATGTGTACTGGGTAGGCCCTCTTGTGGGGACATTGGTGGCCTCTCTCTTGTACAG atttgtttttgctttggGGAGTAGGCGGATTCGGATCCCAAAACCCTGCTTCAAAAAACAGCCTTTCAATTCTGGAGAAAAATATGCTGCTTAA